In Flavobacterium hankyongi, the genomic window GGTTCAATAGTATAAGGTAAATGATCAATGGCTTGACCATTGTATTGGTATGATGTACACACTTTTAATGTTTCAAATCCTGATAATACATCGCCTTTCATCATCATTAATTGAGTTACACCATTAACTCTGATAGCATATTTTAAAGCAACAAGATCTAACCATCCACAACGACGTTGACGTCCTGTAACAGATCCAAATTCGTTACCAACTTTAGCCATTGTATCGCCAGCATCACCAAAATCTTCAGTTGGAAAAGGACCACTACCAACACGAGTTGTATAAGCCTTGAATATTCCAAAAACTTCTTTGATTTTATTTGGTGCAATACCTAAACCAGTACATGCTCCAGCAGCAGTTGTATTTGATGATGTTACAAATGGATAAGTACCAAAATCAACATCTAGCAATGAACCTTGAGCTCCTTCACATAAGATTGATTTTCCTGATTTTTGAGCCTGATGTAAATATTCTTCAGAATCAATAAAAGTTAACTTTTTAAGTTCTTTTACAGCATCAAAGAATTCTTTTTCTAATTCTGAAAGATTGTATTGGATAGCAACATCATAGAATTTAATCATTTCTTCGTGTTTGTTTGCCAATGAACGGTATCTTTCTTCAAAATCGGCCAATTCGATATCTCCAACACG contains:
- a CDS encoding adenylosuccinate synthase, giving the protein MTVDLLLGLQWGDEGKGKIVDVLTSKYDIIARFQGGPNAGHTLEFDGIKHVLRTIPSGIFHKNSINIIGNGVVIDPVVFIKEIEGLEKFNIDIYNKLLISRKAHLILPTHRLLDAASEAAKGKAKIGSTLKGIGPTYMDKTGRNGIRVGDIELADFEERYRSLANKHEEMIKFYDVAIQYNLSELEKEFFDAVKELKKLTFIDSEEYLHQAQKSGKSILCEGAQGSLLDVDFGTYPFVTSSNTTAAGACTGLGIAPNKIKEVFGIFKAYTTRVGSGPFPTEDFGDAGDTMAKVGNEFGSVTGRQRRCGWLDLVALKYAIRVNGVTQLMMMKGDVLSGFETLKVCTSYQYNGQAIDHLPYTIEPENVTPVYTEFKGWKADLTGMSSYDQLPTELKEYIDFIEKEVEVPITIVSVGPDRKQTIKK